The following proteins are encoded in a genomic region of Thermococcus pacificus:
- a CDS encoding phosphoenolpyruvate carboxykinase (GTP) — protein MEPLERLEKLLDKEQFEKIKAIDNPELHAFLAEWIEWLEPDKVFVCTDSEEDEQYVRWKALYYCEEKMLETPNHTVHYDNYYDQARDKANTAILLSGGKKLPYINTKDRDEGLKEIRELMRGVMKGKELFICFFVLGPKNSIFTIPAVQLTDSAYVAHSEFILYRKGYEEFKRLGRSARFFRFVHSTGELDERKTSKNLDKRRIYIDLEDETVYSVNTQYGGNTIGLKKLAFRLTIKRAVEEGWLSEHMFLMRVNGPHGRKTYFTGAYPSMCGKTSTAMISWENIVGDDLSFILPVNGVARGANVEKGVFGIIQGVNPEDDPIIWQVLHSPVEIIFSNVLVKDGKPYWNDMGVEIPDEGENHSGKWWRGKKDAEGNEIPPSHKNARFTVSLEHFPNADLEALENPCGVEVGGMIFGGRDADTWPPVREAFDWEHGVITMGASLESETTAATLGKEGVRAFNPMAILDFMSVHLGDYLRNYLEFGRKLRKSPKIFAVNYFLRDEKGNWLNHKLDKAVWLKWMELRVHGDVEAIETPIGYIPKYEDLRRLFDEVLNKEYTRDAYEKQFTIRVPELLAKIDRIEEIYRKLDNVPEELFRVLEEERKRLLEAREKYGDYISPFTLEKS, from the coding sequence ATGGAACCCCTTGAGAGGCTTGAAAAGCTCCTCGATAAAGAGCAGTTCGAGAAGATAAAGGCGATAGACAACCCTGAGCTGCACGCTTTTCTGGCGGAGTGGATTGAGTGGCTCGAGCCGGATAAGGTCTTCGTCTGCACAGACAGCGAAGAGGACGAGCAGTACGTCCGCTGGAAGGCCCTCTACTACTGCGAAGAAAAGATGCTCGAAACACCGAACCATACCGTCCACTACGACAACTACTACGACCAGGCGAGGGACAAGGCCAACACCGCCATCCTCCTGTCGGGTGGGAAGAAGCTCCCCTACATAAACACCAAGGACAGGGACGAAGGCCTGAAGGAGATACGCGAGCTCATGAGGGGCGTTATGAAGGGCAAGGAGCTCTTCATTTGCTTCTTCGTCCTCGGACCTAAAAACTCAATCTTCACGATTCCGGCCGTCCAGCTCACTGATTCCGCTTACGTTGCCCACTCGGAGTTCATCCTTTACCGCAAAGGCTACGAGGAGTTTAAGAGGCTTGGAAGGAGCGCAAGGTTCTTCCGCTTTGTCCACTCGACTGGAGAGCTGGACGAGAGGAAGACGAGCAAGAACCTCGACAAGAGGAGGATTTACATCGACCTCGAGGACGAGACCGTCTACTCAGTTAACACCCAGTACGGCGGGAACACTATAGGCCTCAAGAAGCTCGCCTTCAGGCTGACCATCAAGAGGGCCGTCGAGGAGGGCTGGCTCAGTGAGCACATGTTCCTCATGCGCGTGAACGGCCCGCACGGCAGGAAGACCTACTTCACCGGTGCTTACCCGAGCATGTGCGGCAAGACATCAACGGCCATGATAAGCTGGGAGAACATAGTCGGCGACGACCTGAGCTTTATCCTCCCGGTCAACGGAGTTGCCAGGGGAGCGAACGTTGAGAAGGGTGTTTTCGGCATCATCCAGGGTGTAAACCCCGAGGACGACCCGATAATATGGCAGGTTCTCCACTCACCGGTCGAGATAATCTTCTCGAACGTTTTGGTGAAGGATGGAAAGCCCTACTGGAACGACATGGGTGTTGAGATTCCCGATGAGGGAGAGAACCACAGTGGAAAGTGGTGGCGCGGAAAGAAGGACGCCGAAGGCAACGAGATACCTCCAAGCCACAAGAACGCGCGCTTCACAGTCTCGCTCGAGCACTTCCCCAACGCAGATTTGGAGGCCCTTGAGAACCCGTGCGGCGTTGAAGTCGGTGGAATGATATTCGGAGGAAGGGACGCAGACACCTGGCCGCCGGTGAGGGAAGCCTTCGACTGGGAGCACGGCGTCATAACCATGGGCGCCTCTCTTGAGAGCGAGACGACAGCGGCAACCCTAGGAAAGGAAGGAGTTAGGGCCTTCAACCCAATGGCCATCCTCGACTTCATGAGCGTCCACCTTGGCGACTACCTCAGGAACTACCTCGAGTTCGGCAGAAAGCTCAGGAAATCGCCGAAAATCTTCGCCGTCAACTACTTCCTCCGCGATGAAAAGGGCAACTGGCTCAACCACAAGCTCGACAAGGCAGTCTGGCTCAAGTGGATGGAGCTTCGCGTTCACGGCGACGTCGAGGCCATAGAGACTCCAATCGGCTACATACCGAAGTACGAGGATTTAAGAAGACTCTTTGATGAGGTTCTGAACAAAGAATACACGAGAGATGCCTACGAGAAGCAGTTCACAATACGGGTTCCGGAGCTTCTGGCAAAGATAGACCGCATTGAGGAGATATACAGGAAGCTCGATAACGTTCCCGAAGAGCTCTTCAGGGTTCTCGAAGAAGAAAGGAAGCGCCTTCTTGAGGCCAGGGAGAAGTACGGCGACTACATAAGTCCTTTCACTCTTGAGAAATCCTGA
- a CDS encoding sugar phosphate nucleotidyltransferase has protein sequence MKAVVLAGGRGTRLLPLTVYRPKPMIPFFNRPLMEYALLNLINAGVDEVYVLVGYLKERIMEYFGDGSRWGIEIHYSNKDNIKLGTAGATKKVVKHMDDTFFVVSSDVLTNLDLKALYDYHRSKKALATIALSQVEDPTQYGIAIIDNDGRILRFKEKPKPEEAFSNLVNAGIYVFEPEAFDLVPKAKEFDFSKDLFPRMLENDLALYGFPFSEYWNDVGRASSYLQATEDVFLGRLILPGLRTESLKGNLEYGGAVVTGRRCILRQPEVRGFAVLGDNVEIGQNVKIERSVIFSGAVIGDGAEIREAIIGENVRIGKGVVIQPGSVIGDNTLIEDFSKIGSNVKIWVESRIGKESIVLPD, from the coding sequence ATGAAGGCGGTAGTGCTCGCAGGAGGCAGGGGGACGAGGCTTCTCCCGCTGACGGTATACCGGCCGAAGCCCATGATACCCTTCTTCAACAGGCCCCTAATGGAATATGCCCTGCTGAACCTCATCAACGCGGGCGTCGATGAGGTCTACGTCCTCGTCGGCTACCTGAAGGAGCGCATAATGGAATACTTCGGAGACGGAAGCAGATGGGGAATCGAGATTCACTACTCGAACAAGGATAACATAAAGCTCGGAACTGCCGGTGCCACCAAGAAGGTGGTCAAGCACATGGACGATACGTTCTTCGTTGTTTCCAGCGACGTTCTGACTAACCTCGACCTGAAGGCGCTCTACGACTATCACCGCTCGAAGAAGGCCCTTGCAACGATAGCACTCTCGCAGGTGGAAGACCCAACCCAGTACGGCATAGCGATAATCGACAACGACGGCAGAATCCTGCGCTTCAAGGAGAAGCCAAAGCCCGAAGAAGCCTTCAGCAACCTCGTCAACGCTGGCATCTACGTCTTTGAGCCGGAGGCCTTTGACCTCGTTCCAAAGGCAAAGGAGTTCGACTTCTCCAAGGATCTTTTTCCGAGAATGCTGGAGAACGACTTAGCCCTCTACGGCTTCCCGTTCAGTGAGTACTGGAACGACGTGGGAAGGGCCTCGAGCTATCTCCAGGCGACTGAGGACGTTTTCCTCGGCCGATTAATCCTCCCAGGATTGAGAACCGAGAGCTTGAAGGGCAACCTCGAGTACGGCGGGGCGGTCGTTACCGGCAGGAGATGCATCCTGAGGCAGCCCGAGGTCAGAGGCTTTGCGGTTCTCGGCGACAACGTTGAGATCGGCCAAAACGTTAAAATAGAGCGTTCGGTGATATTTTCAGGCGCTGTTATAGGGGACGGTGCCGAGATAAGGGAAGCGATAATCGGCGAAAACGTCCGGATTGGAAAGGGCGTTGTGATCCAGCCTGGAAGTGTCATAGGCGACAACACGCTCATCGAGGACTTCAGCAAGATCGGCTCCAACGTCAAGATATGGGTGGAGTCGAGGATTGGAAAGGAGAGTATAGTACTGCCTGACTGA
- a CDS encoding phosphohexomutase domain-containing protein yields MEVYHSPRFNPEELALLGRAIGTISHGTIIVGRDGRAISRYGKRAMVVGIVSTGSTIMDVRLIPLIALKDFAHRKGLPLAYVYYHNGVRVYVSGIDSDEIGAILESRSFIEAHPNDIGATVYYPNALDDFLHEVFKHYNFQVGGKVLVDAMNTPAVLFFPRMSDHFGFEVELINDMMTSYLPPKPKEVFLHKLSKGDYDFGLRFRPEGVVEFYREGEELEFGSMWKLLDHMKKNL; encoded by the coding sequence ATGGAGGTATACCATTCCCCAAGGTTCAACCCGGAGGAGCTGGCCCTCCTTGGAAGGGCCATAGGGACCATATCTCACGGCACGATAATAGTCGGAAGGGACGGAAGGGCCATATCGAGGTACGGAAAGAGAGCTATGGTTGTGGGAATCGTCAGCACTGGTTCGACGATAATGGACGTCCGCCTCATCCCGCTCATAGCGCTCAAAGACTTCGCCCACCGGAAGGGCCTTCCGTTAGCGTACGTCTACTACCACAACGGCGTCCGCGTTTACGTCAGCGGCATCGACAGCGACGAGATAGGGGCAATACTAGAGAGCAGAAGCTTCATCGAGGCCCACCCGAACGACATAGGCGCGACCGTCTACTATCCCAACGCCCTCGACGACTTCCTGCACGAGGTCTTCAAGCACTATAACTTCCAAGTTGGGGGCAAGGTTCTAGTGGACGCTATGAACACCCCCGCTGTGCTCTTCTTCCCGCGCATGAGCGATCACTTCGGCTTCGAGGTCGAGCTGATCAACGACATGATGACCAGCTACCTCCCACCCAAGCCGAAGGAGGTCTTCCTCCACAAGTTGAGCAAGGGAGACTACGACTTCGGCCTGCGCTTCAGGCCCGAAGGAGTGGTCGAGTTCTACAGGGAAGGTGAGGAACTCGAGTTTGGAAGCATGTGGAAGCTCCTTGATCACATGAAGAAGAACCTTTGA
- the tmk gene encoding dTMP kinase, with protein sequence MFVVIEGIDGAGKSTQAKLLAKWFEERGYEVVLTKEPTDTAFGKLIRKLVLTGGKEGIIDGARISHEAEALLFAADRAEHVAKLIKPSIEAGKIVISDRYFYSSLAYQWARGLDLEWLIDLNRFAVRPDLVILLDLPVKESMKRINGRSIKTEFDKIAELQKKVRENYLKLTERFPEMRIVNALASVEDIHNDIVALVEHELLKK encoded by the coding sequence ATGTTTGTTGTTATCGAGGGAATCGATGGCGCCGGCAAATCAACCCAGGCAAAGCTTCTTGCGAAGTGGTTTGAAGAAAGGGGATACGAAGTGGTTCTGACAAAGGAACCCACTGACACAGCCTTTGGAAAGCTCATTCGAAAGCTCGTTCTCACCGGTGGGAAGGAAGGCATAATAGACGGTGCCAGGATAAGCCACGAGGCCGAGGCGCTCCTCTTTGCGGCAGACAGGGCGGAACACGTGGCGAAGCTGATTAAGCCGTCGATCGAGGCAGGTAAAATCGTGATATCCGACAGGTACTTCTACTCATCGCTCGCCTACCAGTGGGCCCGCGGCTTGGACCTTGAGTGGCTGATAGACTTGAACCGCTTTGCGGTGAGACCAGACCTCGTGATACTCCTCGACCTGCCGGTCAAGGAGAGCATGAAGCGTATAAACGGCAGGAGCATAAAGACGGAGTTCGACAAGATAGCCGAGCTCCAGAAGAAGGTGCGCGAGAACTATCTGAAACTCACCGAACGCTTCCCGGAGATGAGGATCGTCAACGCCCTCGCGAGCGTCGAGGACATACACAACGACATCGTCGCGCTCGTGGAGCACGAGCTCCTAAAGAAGTGA
- a CDS encoding ABC transporter permease, translating into MDTMKAYLVGLINPFDLHEERVKGEMPSPIQFYVTSFIGIQFLFTTMLTVSGLVFEEIEKGTLRRIAASPATAWDFLVGKMLSTFTVITVSILIGISYYRLVFGETVFPGLAGWGIIVLAAVFSMSLGLAIAMGTRGMKATNALVNLISMPLLFLAGIVIPESVLPGWAKPIANYFPLGRALKDLRLLELYPRPPREVLPDIVWLAAGSLGMLLIAVLLYNWAVRRLQ; encoded by the coding sequence ATGGACACGATGAAGGCCTACCTGGTGGGCCTCATCAACCCCTTTGACCTCCACGAGGAGCGGGTGAAGGGCGAAATGCCCTCGCCGATACAGTTCTACGTGACGAGCTTCATCGGCATTCAATTCCTTTTCACGACCATGCTCACGGTTTCGGGTCTGGTCTTCGAGGAGATCGAGAAGGGTACGCTGAGGAGAATAGCGGCTTCCCCAGCAACGGCCTGGGACTTTCTCGTGGGCAAGATGCTCTCGACCTTCACGGTGATAACGGTGAGCATACTGATAGGTATAAGCTACTACAGGCTGGTTTTCGGTGAGACCGTCTTCCCTGGCTTGGCCGGCTGGGGCATCATCGTGCTCGCGGCGGTCTTTTCGATGAGCCTTGGCCTCGCAATAGCGATGGGAACGAGGGGCATGAAGGCCACCAATGCTCTCGTGAACCTCATCTCAATGCCCCTCCTCTTCTTAGCAGGCATCGTCATCCCGGAGAGCGTACTCCCAGGTTGGGCGAAGCCGATAGCGAACTACTTCCCGCTCGGAAGGGCGCTGAAAGACCTCCGCCTGCTGGAGCTCTACCCCAGGCCCCCACGTGAAGTGCTCCCGGATATAGTGTGGCTCGCCGCTGGCTCACTCGGAATGCTCCTGATAGCGGTGCTCCTCTACAACTGGGCCGTTAGGAGACTCCAGTGA
- a CDS encoding DUF2334 domain-containing protein has protein sequence MMFMATVSGIQGEKPLGIPSKFLGNEEPNAEHKPSELGSDITQAQERAELIILVHDVSPVYENELKELLGIISHYGFQNETYLFVIPNHGGKMPINDYPEFVAFLRNLSSEGYHVELHGYDHIGDEFNCGRGEAERRLYLGLKELEDAGFVPEYFIPPRYSLSEDALNVLLSHNLTVIGKDFIYLTNGTMKPIINREYTWYIPRFLVDYQLESAEESYKNTKGTFFLSIHPKAANNEAGLEFLRKFLEFVRKYKTGLGSLESPNGPVVEEHRYQEHSE, from the coding sequence ATGATGTTCATGGCCACTGTCTCGGGGATTCAGGGAGAAAAGCCACTAGGAATTCCCTCAAAGTTCTTGGGGAACGAAGAACCTAACGCTGAACACAAGCCGAGTGAACTTGGCTCAGACATAACACAGGCCCAAGAGCGCGCAGAGCTCATTATCCTCGTGCACGACGTCAGCCCCGTTTATGAGAACGAGCTGAAAGAGCTCTTGGGCATAATCTCCCACTACGGCTTTCAGAACGAGACCTACCTCTTCGTTATCCCTAATCACGGTGGAAAGATGCCAATAAATGACTATCCAGAGTTCGTGGCCTTCCTGAGAAACCTGAGTAGCGAGGGCTACCACGTGGAGCTTCACGGCTACGACCACATAGGGGACGAGTTCAACTGCGGGCGTGGTGAGGCGGAGAGGAGGCTTTATTTGGGTCTGAAAGAGCTCGAAGATGCCGGCTTTGTGCCAGAGTATTTCATTCCGCCAAGATACTCACTCTCGGAGGATGCACTGAACGTTCTTCTCTCCCATAATCTCACCGTCATCGGGAAGGACTTCATCTACCTGACTAATGGCACCATGAAACCCATTATCAATCGCGAATATACGTGGTACATCCCGCGTTTTTTAGTTGACTACCAGCTGGAGAGTGCTGAAGAAAGCTACAAAAACACAAAGGGAACCTTCTTCCTCTCCATTCACCCTAAAGCTGCCAACAACGAGGCCGGACTGGAGTTCCTGAGGAAGTTCCTTGAGTTCGTGAGGAAATATAAAACAGGCCTAGGCTCACTGGAGTCTCCTAACGGCCCAGTTGTAGAGGAGCACCGCTATCAGGAGCATTCCGAGTGA
- a CDS encoding alpha/beta hydrolase, with translation MIIEVLLLVIFLFLAFSAFVGYKMVKPPRLIGDWTPKDLGFDYEDITFETEDGLKLSGWWIPNGSDKTVIPLHGYTASRWYELYMKPTVEFLLKEGYNVLVFDFRAHGKSEGKYTTVGDKEIADVRAAVKWLKENHPEEARRIALVGFSMGAMLTIRSLAEIEEVCCGVADSPPMDLDKTGARGLKYFAGLPEWLHVFVKPFTKLFSGGKEVNPIEYADKVKKPLLLIAGEKDPLVTVEEVREFYERNKAINPDVELWVTDAPHVRTLKLHPEEWKEKVLNFLTRHLK, from the coding sequence ATGATCATTGAAGTCTTACTTCTTGTTATTTTCCTCTTCCTTGCCTTCTCGGCCTTCGTTGGGTATAAGATGGTGAAGCCGCCGAGGCTCATCGGGGACTGGACGCCGAAGGACCTCGGCTTCGACTACGAGGATATCACATTTGAGACCGAGGACGGGCTAAAGCTCAGCGGCTGGTGGATCCCGAACGGGAGCGATAAAACGGTCATTCCTCTCCACGGCTACACAGCGAGCAGGTGGTACGAGCTCTACATGAAGCCGACCGTTGAGTTCCTTCTCAAGGAGGGCTACAACGTCCTCGTCTTTGACTTCAGGGCACACGGAAAGAGCGAGGGAAAGTACACGACTGTCGGGGATAAGGAGATTGCAGACGTTAGGGCGGCCGTGAAGTGGCTGAAGGAAAACCACCCAGAGGAAGCGAGGAGAATAGCCCTCGTAGGTTTCTCAATGGGTGCTATGCTCACCATACGCTCCCTCGCAGAGATTGAGGAGGTCTGCTGCGGCGTCGCCGATTCGCCGCCCATGGATCTCGATAAGACTGGTGCAAGAGGCCTCAAGTACTTCGCCGGCCTTCCGGAGTGGCTCCACGTCTTCGTCAAGCCCTTCACAAAGCTCTTCAGCGGTGGGAAGGAAGTCAACCCGATAGAGTACGCGGACAAAGTAAAGAAGCCGCTCCTCCTAATAGCTGGAGAGAAAGACCCGCTCGTCACGGTGGAAGAGGTTCGGGAGTTCTACGAGCGCAACAAGGCCATAAACCCGGATGTCGAGCTCTGGGTGACTGACGCTCCCCACGTAAGGACGCTCAAGCTCCACCCTGAGGAGTGGAAAGAAAAGGTCCTGAACTTTTTAACTCGGCATTTGAAATGA
- a CDS encoding MFS transporter, which produces MERKGFNWGVVLGLALLGFSRSMGWALNKGFSFPLLSDYTTSAFVKGSILALEGFIGLLVPPLLGYYSDTLKSRHGRRRPFIFIGGVLAALATLMIWTAYRMGVPLWGFALTLAFLYFSLHLYTAQFRALMPDTVESGQRGKASGVITLLEWAGNLFLFGLGGFLVAKYGKDHIGPFGLTALFLFIAAAFVYYKVREPDAPEIEENESLTEYVKSIFTMRDFLKFYTAQILWWMSFEFIAIFLYGILAFILYGSATQENIDAVTSMGLYLMALFNVAVLLGSLPGGYIYDKVGRRLSIILGGLIFALPQLWGWFIHTEAQIYAALLVAGIGWGALIAASYPVVGDLLTKFEKEAFTGRYYGVYEATKSIPVLLAGTIGGAIVDLAGGNYRILFPIGAVLVLIAMPLIWSMKELEVSEK; this is translated from the coding sequence GTGGAAAGGAAGGGATTCAACTGGGGTGTTGTGCTTGGACTTGCTCTGCTCGGCTTCAGCAGGAGCATGGGGTGGGCCCTGAACAAGGGCTTTTCCTTCCCCCTGCTCTCCGATTACACCACTTCCGCCTTTGTTAAGGGTAGCATCCTCGCCCTCGAAGGATTTATTGGCCTGCTCGTCCCGCCGCTCCTCGGGTATTACAGCGATACCCTGAAGTCCAGGCACGGCAGGAGGAGGCCCTTCATCTTCATCGGGGGCGTCCTCGCGGCGCTGGCGACGCTCATGATATGGACTGCCTACAGGATGGGCGTCCCGCTCTGGGGTTTTGCCCTGACCCTTGCGTTCCTTTACTTCTCGCTTCACCTCTACACGGCCCAGTTCAGGGCCCTGATGCCTGACACGGTTGAGAGCGGGCAGCGCGGGAAGGCGAGTGGAGTAATTACCCTCCTCGAGTGGGCGGGCAACCTGTTCCTCTTCGGCCTCGGCGGCTTTTTGGTGGCAAAGTACGGAAAGGACCACATTGGACCCTTCGGTCTTACTGCTCTGTTCCTCTTCATAGCCGCTGCCTTCGTCTACTACAAGGTCAGAGAGCCGGATGCACCTGAGATAGAGGAGAACGAGAGCCTCACCGAGTACGTGAAGAGCATATTCACCATGAGGGACTTTCTCAAGTTCTACACGGCCCAGATACTCTGGTGGATGAGCTTTGAGTTCATAGCGATCTTCCTTTACGGGATACTGGCTTTCATACTTTACGGCTCGGCCACACAGGAGAACATAGACGCGGTCACCTCTATGGGCCTCTACCTCATGGCCCTCTTCAACGTCGCCGTCCTGCTCGGTTCCCTACCCGGCGGCTACATCTACGATAAAGTGGGCAGGAGGCTCAGCATAATCCTCGGCGGTCTTATCTTCGCCCTCCCGCAGCTCTGGGGCTGGTTCATCCACACTGAGGCACAGATATACGCCGCCCTTCTGGTGGCCGGAATCGGATGGGGCGCCCTCATAGCGGCTTCATATCCGGTGGTCGGTGACCTGCTCACAAAGTTCGAGAAGGAGGCCTTCACCGGCCGCTACTACGGAGTCTACGAGGCCACCAAGTCCATCCCCGTCCTTCTGGCCGGAACGATAGGAGGGGCCATAGTTGACCTCGCGGGCGGCAACTACCGCATCCTCTTCCCCATCGGGGCGGTGCTGGTGCTCATAGCCATGCCCCTCATATGGAGTATGAAGGAGCTTGAGGTGAGCGAAAAATGA
- a CDS encoding SLC45 family MFS transporter — protein sequence MEFKYSRIFLLGFGFFGISIIWSLYNAYIPIFLQDTFGMSRTATGFVMTIDNLFAVLLLPFLGALSDMTRTRLGRRKPYILLGAPSAAIMFALIPIAREHGSLALFMGTIIFMNFFMALFRSPVVAFMPDITPSEKRSQANGIINFMGGLGALLAYFGGKVLYDMNYAYPFYAGAAIMLLANLLVVFFVPEPEEYRVPGEKVSIRKLLSETSRKSFGELKENLKDVFASHERSLLFILVSIFFWFVAFNSLETFFTSYFKYHLFRIPVGAAETEFTRKIESTGAFLLGAVSLSFMISAIPAGFLGARIGRKRTITAGLILISLVVLGAYFLGETHQPQSPSLSDPVVMEFMALFFVAGIGWAMVNVNSLPMVVDMTTEEKLGGYTGLYYFFSQAANLVAPPLAGAFLDLIGYETLLPFAVVFFILAAITMQFVRRGDIVRTKGNALDYVPDMD from the coding sequence GTGGAGTTCAAATACTCACGGATATTCCTGCTCGGATTTGGTTTCTTTGGTATAAGCATCATATGGTCTCTGTACAACGCCTACATACCAATCTTCCTGCAGGACACCTTTGGCATGAGCAGAACGGCGACGGGCTTCGTGATGACAATAGACAACCTGTTCGCGGTTCTACTGCTTCCGTTCCTCGGTGCGCTCAGCGACATGACGCGGACGAGGCTCGGCAGGAGGAAACCATACATCCTTCTCGGCGCCCCATCCGCCGCCATAATGTTTGCCCTCATCCCGATAGCCAGGGAGCACGGCAGTTTGGCCCTTTTCATGGGGACGATAATCTTCATGAACTTCTTCATGGCGCTCTTCCGTTCCCCGGTTGTCGCCTTCATGCCTGACATCACACCGAGCGAGAAGAGGAGTCAGGCCAACGGCATAATCAACTTCATGGGCGGCCTCGGAGCCCTGTTGGCCTACTTCGGTGGTAAAGTTCTCTACGACATGAACTACGCCTACCCCTTCTACGCCGGTGCGGCGATAATGCTCCTCGCAAATCTCCTGGTGGTGTTCTTCGTTCCCGAGCCCGAGGAATACCGCGTCCCAGGGGAGAAGGTCAGCATTAGAAAGCTGCTCTCCGAGACGTCACGCAAGAGCTTTGGCGAGCTGAAGGAGAACCTCAAGGACGTCTTTGCAAGCCACGAGAGGAGCCTTTTGTTCATACTGGTCTCAATATTCTTCTGGTTCGTTGCTTTCAACTCCCTGGAGACCTTCTTTACCAGCTACTTCAAGTATCACCTGTTCAGAATCCCAGTGGGTGCCGCTGAGACTGAGTTCACGAGGAAGATTGAGAGCACCGGGGCCTTCCTGCTCGGCGCAGTGTCGCTCAGCTTCATGATATCTGCGATACCCGCGGGCTTTCTTGGGGCGAGAATTGGGAGGAAGAGAACCATAACCGCGGGCCTGATACTCATCTCCCTCGTGGTACTCGGGGCGTACTTTTTGGGCGAGACCCACCAGCCCCAGAGTCCGTCCCTATCTGACCCAGTCGTCATGGAGTTCATGGCCCTGTTCTTTGTTGCGGGGATAGGTTGGGCGATGGTCAACGTGAACTCCCTACCAATGGTAGTCGACATGACGACGGAGGAGAAGCTCGGCGGCTACACTGGGCTCTATTACTTCTTCAGCCAGGCCGCTAACCTCGTCGCGCCTCCCCTGGCGGGAGCCTTTCTCGACCTCATAGGCTATGAGACGCTCCTCCCCTTCGCGGTGGTGTTCTTCATACTGGCGGCAATAACGATGCAGTTTGTCAGGAGGGGTGACATTGTCAGAACCAAGGGCAATGCCCTTGACTACGTTCCGGACATGGACTGA
- a CDS encoding glycerophosphodiester phosphodiesterase family protein, which produces MRAGTEVNNESTLILGHRGFKGPLENTLPAFRRALLYADGVEFDVRVTGDGKLVAHHDEGFWSDGLFYRINGLSLRELRSIHPLGKLVPRVEDIFRTFRNSFFDADVKEPEAVEPLLKLVERFSVAGRVVFSSENPGIVKALLRECPDCRVGFSIVGYSSLVWIPRLKGLYSLHVPIDAVSYVGYRTFVTLLEALRKRGLRIYLWNYRMNELEWAPRLWRFADALILDNPVWVKKGFYGYGALFGGDTYDELGIR; this is translated from the coding sequence ATGAGAGCCGGAACAGAAGTGAACAATGAAAGTACTCTAATACTAGGTCACAGAGGCTTCAAAGGGCCGTTGGAGAACACCCTTCCAGCTTTTAGAAGGGCTTTACTGTACGCCGACGGAGTGGAGTTCGACGTCAGGGTTACCGGCGATGGAAAACTGGTTGCCCACCACGATGAAGGTTTCTGGAGTGATGGCCTCTTTTACAGAATAAATGGCCTGAGTCTCAGGGAATTGAGGAGTATCCATCCCCTCGGAAAGCTCGTTCCCAGAGTGGAGGACATTTTCAGGACCTTCAGAAACTCGTTTTTTGACGCTGATGTTAAAGAACCAGAGGCCGTTGAGCCCCTCCTAAAACTCGTCGAGAGGTTTAGCGTTGCAGGTCGCGTCGTATTCTCTTCAGAGAACCCTGGAATCGTTAAGGCCCTTTTAAGGGAGTGCCCCGACTGTCGCGTGGGCTTTTCCATAGTCGGCTACTCCTCCCTCGTGTGGATCCCAAGGCTTAAAGGGCTCTACTCCCTTCACGTGCCGATAGATGCAGTTTCTTACGTTGGCTACCGCACTTTTGTCACTTTGCTTGAGGCTCTGCGTAAGAGGGGCCTGAGAATATACCTCTGGAACTATCGGATGAACGAGCTGGAGTGGGCGCCAAGGCTTTGGAGGTTTGCCGACGCTCTCATTTTGGATAACCCTGTGTGGGTAAAGAAAGGTTTTTACGGATATGGCGCACTCTTCGGTGGCGATACCTATGACGAGCTGGGAATCAGATAG